The following are from one region of the Etheostoma spectabile isolate EspeVRDwgs_2016 chromosome 15, UIUC_Espe_1.0, whole genome shotgun sequence genome:
- the si:cabz01068815.1 gene encoding uncharacterized protein si:cabz01068815.1 isoform X1, translating into MFVAWIPLFLLLLAAGARAFMIHNSQRSLCLQDSAATGQVLLKTCNLDSESQQWIWIAQGMLMCVQSSRCLSALQREPVQTQPCWGPNVDATGLMWDCDRGRLISRNTSMLLSVDGWRLILTHDGKHSKWRSLDEGDICQEKLRSRRASDEFEAAEEHTDKLAAMTEEQREYLRWYYRTEDPTTWTFVLLGLAFVCLLVGFLLLGMGSMANKNRKKIAKYKAAAAAQKDEELQMIAALPENNRSKASPVLARQVQGNGGLMELRAGDIRVTWKDGNTSCLYPDTAAQEGNQNQEDNQEQEENQEQDGNQEEKQEENQEQEENQEQESAVEPVKTTE; encoded by the exons ATGTTTGTTGCCTGGATCCCATTGTTTCTTCTCCTGCTAG CTGCAGGAGCGAGGGCATTCATGATCCACAACAGCCAGCGCAGCCTGTGTCTGCAAGATTCAGCAGCTACAGGTCAAGTCCTGCTGAAGACTTGCAACCTGGACTCAGAAtctcagcagtggatctggatTGCTCAGGGCATGCTGATGTGTGTCCAATCGTCCAGGTGTTTGTCAGCCCTGCAGAGAGAGCCTGTCCAGACTCAGCCCTGCTGGGGGCCCAATGTGGATGCCACAGGGTTAATGTGGGACTGTGACAGGGGCAGACTGATCAGCAGGAACACTTCAATGCTGCTGTCAGTAGATGGTTGGCGTCTGATTCTTACACATGACGGCAAACACTCAAAGTGGAGATCTCTGGATGAGGGGGACATCTGCCAGGAAAAACTCA GATCCAGGAGGGCATCTGATGAGTTTGAGGCTGCAGAGGAGCACACAGACAAGTTAGCAGCCATGACTGAGGAACAGAGAGAATATCTGCGCTGGTACTATCGCACGGAGGACC CGACCACATGGACGTTTGTGCTTCTGGGACTGGCCTTTGTCTGTCTTCTTGTTGGTTTTCTGCTACTGGGAATGGGATCCATGGCCAACAA GAACAGGAAGAAGATTGCTAAATACAAGGCAGCAGCTGCAGCTCAGAAAGACGAGGAGCTGCAGATGATTGCAGCGCTCCCAGAGAACAACCGCAGCAAAGCATCGCCAGTGCTCGCCAGGCAGGTGCAGGGGAACGGAGGCCTGATGGAGCTCAGAGCAGGAGACATCAGGGTCACATGGAAGGATGGCAACACCTCCTGCCTGTACCCCGACACTGCAGCACAGGAGGGGAACCAGAACCAGGAGGACAATCAGGAGCAGGAAGAGAACCAGGAGCAGGATGGAAACCAGGAGGAGAAGCAGGAAGAAAACCAGGAGCAAGAGGAGAACCAGGAGCAGGAGTCAGCTGTGGAGCCAGTGAAGACGACGGAGTGA
- the si:cabz01068815.1 gene encoding uncharacterized protein si:cabz01068815.1 isoform X2 — protein MFVAWIPLFLLLLAAGARAFMIHNSQRSLCLQDSAATGQVLLKTCNLDSESQQWIWIAQGMLMCVQSSRCLSALQREPVQTQPCWGPNVDATGLMWDCDRGRLISRNTSMLLSVDGWRLILTHDGKHSKWRSLDEGDICQEKLRSRRASDEFEAAEEHTDKLAAMTEEQREYLRWYYRTEDPTTWTFVLLGLAFVCLLVGFLLLGMGSMANKNRKKIAKYKAAAAAQKDEELQMIAALPENNRSKASPVLARQVQGNGGLMELRAGDIRVTWKDGNTSCLYPDTAAQEGNQNQEDNQEQEENQEQEENQEQESAVEPVKTTE, from the exons ATGTTTGTTGCCTGGATCCCATTGTTTCTTCTCCTGCTAG CTGCAGGAGCGAGGGCATTCATGATCCACAACAGCCAGCGCAGCCTGTGTCTGCAAGATTCAGCAGCTACAGGTCAAGTCCTGCTGAAGACTTGCAACCTGGACTCAGAAtctcagcagtggatctggatTGCTCAGGGCATGCTGATGTGTGTCCAATCGTCCAGGTGTTTGTCAGCCCTGCAGAGAGAGCCTGTCCAGACTCAGCCCTGCTGGGGGCCCAATGTGGATGCCACAGGGTTAATGTGGGACTGTGACAGGGGCAGACTGATCAGCAGGAACACTTCAATGCTGCTGTCAGTAGATGGTTGGCGTCTGATTCTTACACATGACGGCAAACACTCAAAGTGGAGATCTCTGGATGAGGGGGACATCTGCCAGGAAAAACTCA GATCCAGGAGGGCATCTGATGAGTTTGAGGCTGCAGAGGAGCACACAGACAAGTTAGCAGCCATGACTGAGGAACAGAGAGAATATCTGCGCTGGTACTATCGCACGGAGGACC CGACCACATGGACGTTTGTGCTTCTGGGACTGGCCTTTGTCTGTCTTCTTGTTGGTTTTCTGCTACTGGGAATGGGATCCATGGCCAACAA GAACAGGAAGAAGATTGCTAAATACAAGGCAGCAGCTGCAGCTCAGAAAGACGAGGAGCTGCAGATGATTGCAGCGCTCCCAGAGAACAACCGCAGCAAAGCATCGCCAGTGCTCGCCAGGCAGGTGCAGGGGAACGGAGGCCTGATGGAGCTCAGAGCAGGAGACATCAGGGTCACATGGAAGGATGGCAACACCTCCTGCCTGTACCCCGACACTGCAGCACAGGAGGGGAACCAGAACCAGGAGGACAATCAGGAGCAGGAAGAGAACCAGGAGCAGG AGGAGAACCAGGAGCAGGAGTCAGCTGTGGAGCCAGTGAAGACGACGGAGTGA